In Lepidochelys kempii isolate rLepKem1 chromosome 10, rLepKem1.hap2, whole genome shotgun sequence, a single window of DNA contains:
- the CIITA gene encoding MHC class II transactivator isoform X3: MNLFKEILPEVREILSSATTSDVHALLSCMLEKDVISKEYHQTLLQEKDREDLARKISLTLVEKWDLCLNTLVPLRCLKLYRKMPQDITDNESSLNRGIVASKRQTMDSAVLTENSFLDLLHSNIDPLHLYSLLDTRLSNEDEESELSTDPEIDTINHDQFSNLDVFYTMESNGSVEESLFSNTGEAYSRIAGLAEYVLKDQQERQMEDIFGKLILDEMSNETTEGFTEMKKQKCQKRPFVSTAESYSDSSKLKCRRTDAAKRVKEGVCTEGSRAVVDVRTSCQKRVESPGSTVNGTFVAVPLNSSPATSTSLSHLHMQFSVTSIQPTGKNVVMPVSSGNSNPDCLLVGAKGIQMISGFAVHPQQIINLPVGNGASNIIIYPVSSSPTETLQISPVYPTTLAAQVDLAVQSILGSPDKNPSMGPFAYMPETAAVTDHTDEEEMSNERSQIPVVPSEQILKRPKPVDAFCTSLKDYFQDVCKFMAMDREVTLDHLYIDGALMQGQTETKSGKNIIKVMEKELVIYNLEEKEKAAIERSQIFQVLGGKELETKVVVVLGKAGMGKSILVQKICQDWSNGKFSQFEFVFWFECRRLSLPEKQYSLKDLLLELFVKPREGSDEVFEYILQNPDKVLLIFDGFEELQDHDGFTHYSDCQSYKELYSIRELFAGLFQKKILSGCTLLLTARPKDKFNQYLSKVDKIIEMIGFSPQQVESYIARYFEGLPYSDDAVKLITDCQYLFSHCYSPVMCRFICFLCEMMFEMGDKDLPSTLTSLFVKYLQQKLIPTQTDVTAIGNQQHITRLAQLAWYLGEKNQNALKSSLFPSKEVKEFALKYGLVLPFTFPKHSGNREEEFGSVFSDFVIQNFLSALHLVLTEEIKDKSLTKYLSLPARKKKPHNWLDLVPRFLPGLLYLQHDPYLCSLSDEHVMKIITKKQKTLLKYIKKIQISDLYPEKLLELLHCVYETQDNYLLQHVALRLRAELSFLGTLLTPPDVYVLHFILKRSPKEFSLDLRNSGINLQGLKHLVGLKSVTSFRASLSDTVRLWESLEQTKEYELLKISVEKFGIDPFKAETMKDISDLSDLVRVQEKMIRWLGAACGLQGFLKLVEILAAFPSLQHLDLDALSENEIGDEGTKSLCEVLSELTSLETLNLSQNKITDLGAEQLATALPSLSSLKTLSLYNNYICDAGAENIARILPAMASLRVLHVQCNKITDAGAQKLTDSLRKCPHIKSVAMWNPTIPYGVLEHLQQLDSRISLL, from the exons CTAGTAAAAGACAAACAATGGATTCGGCAGTTTTGACTGAAAATAGCTTTCTTGATTTGCTGCACAGCAATATTGATCCACTGCATCTATACAGCCTCTTGGACACAAGGTTATCTAATGAAGATGAAGAAAGTGAACTTTCAACAG ACCCTGAAATTGATACCATCAACCATGATCAGTTCAGCAATTTGGATGTCTTTTATACAATGGAAAGCAATGGAAGTGTGGAAGAATCTCTCTTTTCAAATACAGGGGAAGCTTATTCTAGAATAG CTGGATTAGCAGAATATGTGCTCAAAGATCAGCAGGAGAGACAGATGGAAGACATTTTTG GAAAACTCATTTTGGATGAAATGTCCAATGAAACCACAGAGGGTTTTACAGAGATGAAGAAGCAGAAATGTCAGAAACGAC CATTCGTGAGCACTGCAGAGAGTTACTCTGATTCTTCCAAGCTCAAATGCAGGAGAACGG ATGCAGCAAAGAGGGTGAAGGAAGGAGTATGTACAGAAGGCAGCAGAGCTGTTGTGGATGTAAGAACTAGTTGCCAGAAAAGAG tggAGTCCCCTGGGTCTACAGTGAATGGAACTTTTGTAGCGGTGCCTCTGAACAGCTCTCCAGCTACCTCCACCTCTTTGTCTCACCTGCACATGCAGTTTTCTGTTACCAGTATACAGCCAACCGGAAAAAATGTTGTGATGCCTG TGTCTTCTGGAAATTCCAACCCAGACTGTCTGCTTGTTGGTGCTAAAGGGATCCAGATGATATCCGGCTTTGCAGTTCATCCTCAGCAGATAATTAATTTGCCTGTAGGGAATGGTGCATCCAATATTATAATATATCCAG tgtcctcctcccccactgaaacaTTACAGATATCACCAGTTTACCCCACAACCCTGGCTG CTCAAGTGGACTTGGCTGTCCAAAGCATTTTGGGGTCTCCTGACAAAAACCCCTCCATGGGCCCATTTGCTTATATGCCAGAGACTGCAGCTGTGACTGATCATACAG ATGAAGAAGAAATGTCCAATGAGAGATCACAGATTCCTGTTGTTCCTTCTGAACAAATTCTCAAAAGACCAA AGCCAGTGGACGCTTTCTGCACATCACTTAAGGATTATTTCCAAGATGTGTGCAAGTTCATGGCCATGGACCGTGAAGTAACCCTTGATCACCTTTACATTGATGGGGCTCTCATGCAAGGTCAAACTGAAACAAAGAGTGGGAAGAATATCATCAAGGTGATGGAGAAGGAGCTGGTAATATACAAtttagaagagaaggaaaaagcagCTATAGAAAGAAGCCAAATATTTCAAGTCCTGGGAGGGAAAGAACTGGAGACGAAAGTCGTTGTGGTGTTGGGAAAGGCAGGAATGGGTAAAAGCATTCTTGTTCAAAAGATCTGCCAAGACTGGTCCAATGGAAAGTTTTctcagtttgaatttgtcttttGGTTTGAGTGTAGACGGCTGAGCCTGCCTGAAAAGCAATACAGCTTGAAGGACCTGCTTCTTGAGCTCTTTGTCAAACCTCGAGAGGGAAGCGACGAAGTCTTCGAGTACATACTGCAAAATCCCGATAAAGTCCTCCTCATCTTTGATGGTTTCGAAGAGTTGCAGGATCATGATGGCTTTACACATTACTCAGACTGCCAGTCGTACAAGGAGCTGTACAGCATCAGAGAGCTATTTGCAGGGCTCTTCCAGAAGAAGATACTCAGTGGCTGTACTTTATTGCTAACAGCAAGACCCAAAGACAAATTTAATcagtatttatccaaagtggacaAGATTATCGAAATGATAGGGTTCTCTCCACAACAGGTAGAATCATATATAGCCAGATATTTTGAAGGGCTACCATACAGTGATGATGCAGTGAAATTAATCACAGATTGTCAATATCTGTTCAGTCACTGCTACAGCCCTGTCATGTGTAGATTCATTTGTTTTCTCTGTGAAATGATGTTTGAAATGGGAGACAAAGACCTGCCTTCAACACTTACCAGCCTCTTTGTAAAATACCTTCAGCAAAAGCTGATACCTACACAAACAGATGTGACAGCCATAGGAAATCAACAGCACATTACCAGGCTAGCTCAGTTAGCCTGGTATCTTGGAGAAAAGAATCAAAATGCCCTGAAGAGCAGTCTTTTTCCCTCTAAAGAAGTTAAGGAGTTTGCTCTGAAATATGGCTTGGTACTGCCATTTACATTCCCAAAACATTCGGGAAACAGGGAGGAAGAATTTGGGAGTGTGTTCTCAGATTTTGTTATCCAAAATTTTTTGAGTgcacttcatctggtgctcacaGAAGAGATCAAGGATAAAAGCCTCACAAAGTACCTCTCACTACCAGCCAGGAAGAAAAAGCCTCATAATTGGTTAGACTTGGTGCCTCGATTCTTGCCTGGGTTATTGTATCTCCAGCATGATCCATACCTCTGTTCTCTTTCAGATGAGCATGTAATGAAAATCATAACCAAGAAGCAGAAGACactcttaaaatatattaaaaaaatacagataaGTGATCTCTATCCAGAAAAACTACTTGAGCTGCTCCACTGTGTTTATGAAACACAGGACAACTATCTTTTGCAGCATGTGGCTTTAAGGCTCAGGGCTGAACTTTCTTTTCTGGGCACTCTTCTTACACCCCCTGATGTCTATgtgctgcattttattttaaaaagatcccCAAAGGAGTTTTCCTTGGATTTGAGGAACAGTGGTATTAACCTACAAGGGCTGAAACACCTGGTTGGCCTAAAGAGTGTGACATCATTTAG GGCCTCCCTTAGTGATACAGTCAGGCTGTGGGAGTCCTTAGAGCAAACAAAAGAATATGAGCTGCTGAAGATTTCAGTTGAGAAATTTGGTATTGATCCCTTTAAGGCAGAAACTATGAAGGACATCAGTGACCTGTCTGACCTTGTACGGGTACAAGAGAAAATGATCCGCTG GCTGGGTGCAGCCTGCGGCCTTCAGGGATTCTTAAAGCTTGTTGAAATTCTTGCAGCATTCCCATCTCTTCAGCATTTAGA CTTGGATGCTCTGAGTGAAAATGAAATAGGAGATGAAGGAACAAAAAGCCTCTGTGAAGTATTGTCTGAGCTGACATCACTGGAAACATTGAA TTTATCACAGAACAAGATAACAGATTTGGGGGCAGAGCAACTAGCCACTGCTCTTCCTTCCTTATCCTCGTTAAAGACACTGAG TTTGTACAATAACTACATTTGTGATGCTGGAGCGGAAAATATTGCAAGAATACTTCCTGCAATGGCATCTTTAAGGGTGTTACA TGTTCAGTGTAACAAGATAACTGATGCCGGAGCCCAGAAGCTGACTGATAGCCTCAGAAAATGCCCCCACATCAAGAGTGTGGC GATGTGGAATCCTACTATTCCCTATGGAGTTCTTGAGCATCTTCAACAGCTAGATTCTAGAATCAGTTTGCTGTAG
- the CIITA gene encoding MHC class II transactivator isoform X2 has product MNLFKEILPEVREILSSATTSDVHALLSCMLEKDVISKEYHQTLLQEKDREDLARKISLTLVEKWDLCLNTLVPLRCLKLYRKMPQDITDNESSLNRGIVASKRQTMDSAVLTENSFLDLLHSNIDPLHLYSLLDTRLSNEDEESELSTDPEIDTINHDQFSNLDVFYTMESNGSVEESLFSNTGEAYSRIAGLAEYVLKDQQERQMEDIFGKLILDEMSNETTEGFTEMKKQKCQKRHAAKRVKEGVCTEGSRAVVDVRTSCQKRVESPGSTVNGTFVAVPLNSSPATSTSLSHLHMQFSVTSIQPTGKNVVMPVSSGNSNPDCLLVGAKGIQMISGFAVHPQQIINLPVGNGASNIIIYPVSSSPTETLQISPVYPTTLAAQVDLAVQSILGSPDKNPSMGPFAYMPETAAVTDHTDEEEMSNERSQIPVVPSEQILKRPKPVDAFCTSLKDYFQDVCKFMAMDREVTLDHLYIDGALMQGQTETKSGKNIIKVMEKELVIYNLEEKEKAAIERSQIFQVLGGKELETKVVVVLGKAGMGKSILVQKICQDWSNGKFSQFEFVFWFECRRLSLPEKQYSLKDLLLELFVKPREGSDEVFEYILQNPDKVLLIFDGFEELQDHDGFTHYSDCQSYKELYSIRELFAGLFQKKILSGCTLLLTARPKDKFNQYLSKVDKIIEMIGFSPQQVESYIARYFEGLPYSDDAVKLITDCQYLFSHCYSPVMCRFICFLCEMMFEMGDKDLPSTLTSLFVKYLQQKLIPTQTDVTAIGNQQHITRLAQLAWYLGEKNQNALKSSLFPSKEVKEFALKYGLVLPFTFPKHSGNREEEFGSVFSDFVIQNFLSALHLVLTEEIKDKSLTKYLSLPARKKKPHNWLDLVPRFLPGLLYLQHDPYLCSLSDEHVMKIITKKQKTLLKYIKKIQISDLYPEKLLELLHCVYETQDNYLLQHVALRLRAELSFLGTLLTPPDVYVLHFILKRSPKEFSLDLRNSGINLQGLKHLVGLKSVTSFRASLSDTVRLWESLEQTKEYELLKISVEKFGIDPFKAETMKDISDLSDLVRVQEKMIRCMEDAFGCNINEIPAIKNLRKLEFALGAACGLQGFLKLVEILAAFPSLQHLDLDALSENEIGDEGTKSLCEVLSELTSLETLNLSQNKITDLGAEQLATALPSLSSLKTLSLYNNYICDAGAENIARILPAMASLRVLHVQCNKITDAGAQKLTDSLRKCPHIKSVAMWNPTIPYGVLEHLQQLDSRISLL; this is encoded by the exons CTAGTAAAAGACAAACAATGGATTCGGCAGTTTTGACTGAAAATAGCTTTCTTGATTTGCTGCACAGCAATATTGATCCACTGCATCTATACAGCCTCTTGGACACAAGGTTATCTAATGAAGATGAAGAAAGTGAACTTTCAACAG ACCCTGAAATTGATACCATCAACCATGATCAGTTCAGCAATTTGGATGTCTTTTATACAATGGAAAGCAATGGAAGTGTGGAAGAATCTCTCTTTTCAAATACAGGGGAAGCTTATTCTAGAATAG CTGGATTAGCAGAATATGTGCTCAAAGATCAGCAGGAGAGACAGATGGAAGACATTTTTG GAAAACTCATTTTGGATGAAATGTCCAATGAAACCACAGAGGGTTTTACAGAGATGAAGAAGCAGAAATGTCAGAAACGAC ATGCAGCAAAGAGGGTGAAGGAAGGAGTATGTACAGAAGGCAGCAGAGCTGTTGTGGATGTAAGAACTAGTTGCCAGAAAAGAG tggAGTCCCCTGGGTCTACAGTGAATGGAACTTTTGTAGCGGTGCCTCTGAACAGCTCTCCAGCTACCTCCACCTCTTTGTCTCACCTGCACATGCAGTTTTCTGTTACCAGTATACAGCCAACCGGAAAAAATGTTGTGATGCCTG TGTCTTCTGGAAATTCCAACCCAGACTGTCTGCTTGTTGGTGCTAAAGGGATCCAGATGATATCCGGCTTTGCAGTTCATCCTCAGCAGATAATTAATTTGCCTGTAGGGAATGGTGCATCCAATATTATAATATATCCAG tgtcctcctcccccactgaaacaTTACAGATATCACCAGTTTACCCCACAACCCTGGCTG CTCAAGTGGACTTGGCTGTCCAAAGCATTTTGGGGTCTCCTGACAAAAACCCCTCCATGGGCCCATTTGCTTATATGCCAGAGACTGCAGCTGTGACTGATCATACAG ATGAAGAAGAAATGTCCAATGAGAGATCACAGATTCCTGTTGTTCCTTCTGAACAAATTCTCAAAAGACCAA AGCCAGTGGACGCTTTCTGCACATCACTTAAGGATTATTTCCAAGATGTGTGCAAGTTCATGGCCATGGACCGTGAAGTAACCCTTGATCACCTTTACATTGATGGGGCTCTCATGCAAGGTCAAACTGAAACAAAGAGTGGGAAGAATATCATCAAGGTGATGGAGAAGGAGCTGGTAATATACAAtttagaagagaaggaaaaagcagCTATAGAAAGAAGCCAAATATTTCAAGTCCTGGGAGGGAAAGAACTGGAGACGAAAGTCGTTGTGGTGTTGGGAAAGGCAGGAATGGGTAAAAGCATTCTTGTTCAAAAGATCTGCCAAGACTGGTCCAATGGAAAGTTTTctcagtttgaatttgtcttttGGTTTGAGTGTAGACGGCTGAGCCTGCCTGAAAAGCAATACAGCTTGAAGGACCTGCTTCTTGAGCTCTTTGTCAAACCTCGAGAGGGAAGCGACGAAGTCTTCGAGTACATACTGCAAAATCCCGATAAAGTCCTCCTCATCTTTGATGGTTTCGAAGAGTTGCAGGATCATGATGGCTTTACACATTACTCAGACTGCCAGTCGTACAAGGAGCTGTACAGCATCAGAGAGCTATTTGCAGGGCTCTTCCAGAAGAAGATACTCAGTGGCTGTACTTTATTGCTAACAGCAAGACCCAAAGACAAATTTAATcagtatttatccaaagtggacaAGATTATCGAAATGATAGGGTTCTCTCCACAACAGGTAGAATCATATATAGCCAGATATTTTGAAGGGCTACCATACAGTGATGATGCAGTGAAATTAATCACAGATTGTCAATATCTGTTCAGTCACTGCTACAGCCCTGTCATGTGTAGATTCATTTGTTTTCTCTGTGAAATGATGTTTGAAATGGGAGACAAAGACCTGCCTTCAACACTTACCAGCCTCTTTGTAAAATACCTTCAGCAAAAGCTGATACCTACACAAACAGATGTGACAGCCATAGGAAATCAACAGCACATTACCAGGCTAGCTCAGTTAGCCTGGTATCTTGGAGAAAAGAATCAAAATGCCCTGAAGAGCAGTCTTTTTCCCTCTAAAGAAGTTAAGGAGTTTGCTCTGAAATATGGCTTGGTACTGCCATTTACATTCCCAAAACATTCGGGAAACAGGGAGGAAGAATTTGGGAGTGTGTTCTCAGATTTTGTTATCCAAAATTTTTTGAGTgcacttcatctggtgctcacaGAAGAGATCAAGGATAAAAGCCTCACAAAGTACCTCTCACTACCAGCCAGGAAGAAAAAGCCTCATAATTGGTTAGACTTGGTGCCTCGATTCTTGCCTGGGTTATTGTATCTCCAGCATGATCCATACCTCTGTTCTCTTTCAGATGAGCATGTAATGAAAATCATAACCAAGAAGCAGAAGACactcttaaaatatattaaaaaaatacagataaGTGATCTCTATCCAGAAAAACTACTTGAGCTGCTCCACTGTGTTTATGAAACACAGGACAACTATCTTTTGCAGCATGTGGCTTTAAGGCTCAGGGCTGAACTTTCTTTTCTGGGCACTCTTCTTACACCCCCTGATGTCTATgtgctgcattttattttaaaaagatcccCAAAGGAGTTTTCCTTGGATTTGAGGAACAGTGGTATTAACCTACAAGGGCTGAAACACCTGGTTGGCCTAAAGAGTGTGACATCATTTAG GGCCTCCCTTAGTGATACAGTCAGGCTGTGGGAGTCCTTAGAGCAAACAAAAGAATATGAGCTGCTGAAGATTTCAGTTGAGAAATTTGGTATTGATCCCTTTAAGGCAGAAACTATGAAGGACATCAGTGACCTGTCTGACCTTGTACGGGTACAAGAGAAAATGATCCGCTG CATGGAAGATGCATTTGGCTGCAATATTAATGAAATTCCTGCTATCAAAAACCTCAGAAAACTAGAATTTGC GCTGGGTGCAGCCTGCGGCCTTCAGGGATTCTTAAAGCTTGTTGAAATTCTTGCAGCATTCCCATCTCTTCAGCATTTAGA CTTGGATGCTCTGAGTGAAAATGAAATAGGAGATGAAGGAACAAAAAGCCTCTGTGAAGTATTGTCTGAGCTGACATCACTGGAAACATTGAA TTTATCACAGAACAAGATAACAGATTTGGGGGCAGAGCAACTAGCCACTGCTCTTCCTTCCTTATCCTCGTTAAAGACACTGAG TTTGTACAATAACTACATTTGTGATGCTGGAGCGGAAAATATTGCAAGAATACTTCCTGCAATGGCATCTTTAAGGGTGTTACA TGTTCAGTGTAACAAGATAACTGATGCCGGAGCCCAGAAGCTGACTGATAGCCTCAGAAAATGCCCCCACATCAAGAGTGTGGC GATGTGGAATCCTACTATTCCCTATGGAGTTCTTGAGCATCTTCAACAGCTAGATTCTAGAATCAGTTTGCTGTAG
- the CIITA gene encoding MHC class II transactivator isoform X1, with protein MNLFKEILPEVREILSSATTSDVHALLSCMLEKDVISKEYHQTLLQEKDREDLARKISLTLVEKWDLCLNTLVPLRCLKLYRKMPQDITDNESSLNRGIVASKRQTMDSAVLTENSFLDLLHSNIDPLHLYSLLDTRLSNEDEESELSTDPEIDTINHDQFSNLDVFYTMESNGSVEESLFSNTGEAYSRIAGLAEYVLKDQQERQMEDIFGKLILDEMSNETTEGFTEMKKQKCQKRPFVSTAESYSDSSKLKCRRTDAAKRVKEGVCTEGSRAVVDVRTSCQKRVESPGSTVNGTFVAVPLNSSPATSTSLSHLHMQFSVTSIQPTGKNVVMPVSSGNSNPDCLLVGAKGIQMISGFAVHPQQIINLPVGNGASNIIIYPVSSSPTETLQISPVYPTTLAAQVDLAVQSILGSPDKNPSMGPFAYMPETAAVTDHTDEEEMSNERSQIPVVPSEQILKRPKPVDAFCTSLKDYFQDVCKFMAMDREVTLDHLYIDGALMQGQTETKSGKNIIKVMEKELVIYNLEEKEKAAIERSQIFQVLGGKELETKVVVVLGKAGMGKSILVQKICQDWSNGKFSQFEFVFWFECRRLSLPEKQYSLKDLLLELFVKPREGSDEVFEYILQNPDKVLLIFDGFEELQDHDGFTHYSDCQSYKELYSIRELFAGLFQKKILSGCTLLLTARPKDKFNQYLSKVDKIIEMIGFSPQQVESYIARYFEGLPYSDDAVKLITDCQYLFSHCYSPVMCRFICFLCEMMFEMGDKDLPSTLTSLFVKYLQQKLIPTQTDVTAIGNQQHITRLAQLAWYLGEKNQNALKSSLFPSKEVKEFALKYGLVLPFTFPKHSGNREEEFGSVFSDFVIQNFLSALHLVLTEEIKDKSLTKYLSLPARKKKPHNWLDLVPRFLPGLLYLQHDPYLCSLSDEHVMKIITKKQKTLLKYIKKIQISDLYPEKLLELLHCVYETQDNYLLQHVALRLRAELSFLGTLLTPPDVYVLHFILKRSPKEFSLDLRNSGINLQGLKHLVGLKSVTSFRASLSDTVRLWESLEQTKEYELLKISVEKFGIDPFKAETMKDISDLSDLVRVQEKMIRCMEDAFGCNINEIPAIKNLRKLEFALGAACGLQGFLKLVEILAAFPSLQHLDLDALSENEIGDEGTKSLCEVLSELTSLETLNLSQNKITDLGAEQLATALPSLSSLKTLSLYNNYICDAGAENIARILPAMASLRVLHVQCNKITDAGAQKLTDSLRKCPHIKSVAMWNPTIPYGVLEHLQQLDSRISLL; from the exons CTAGTAAAAGACAAACAATGGATTCGGCAGTTTTGACTGAAAATAGCTTTCTTGATTTGCTGCACAGCAATATTGATCCACTGCATCTATACAGCCTCTTGGACACAAGGTTATCTAATGAAGATGAAGAAAGTGAACTTTCAACAG ACCCTGAAATTGATACCATCAACCATGATCAGTTCAGCAATTTGGATGTCTTTTATACAATGGAAAGCAATGGAAGTGTGGAAGAATCTCTCTTTTCAAATACAGGGGAAGCTTATTCTAGAATAG CTGGATTAGCAGAATATGTGCTCAAAGATCAGCAGGAGAGACAGATGGAAGACATTTTTG GAAAACTCATTTTGGATGAAATGTCCAATGAAACCACAGAGGGTTTTACAGAGATGAAGAAGCAGAAATGTCAGAAACGAC CATTCGTGAGCACTGCAGAGAGTTACTCTGATTCTTCCAAGCTCAAATGCAGGAGAACGG ATGCAGCAAAGAGGGTGAAGGAAGGAGTATGTACAGAAGGCAGCAGAGCTGTTGTGGATGTAAGAACTAGTTGCCAGAAAAGAG tggAGTCCCCTGGGTCTACAGTGAATGGAACTTTTGTAGCGGTGCCTCTGAACAGCTCTCCAGCTACCTCCACCTCTTTGTCTCACCTGCACATGCAGTTTTCTGTTACCAGTATACAGCCAACCGGAAAAAATGTTGTGATGCCTG TGTCTTCTGGAAATTCCAACCCAGACTGTCTGCTTGTTGGTGCTAAAGGGATCCAGATGATATCCGGCTTTGCAGTTCATCCTCAGCAGATAATTAATTTGCCTGTAGGGAATGGTGCATCCAATATTATAATATATCCAG tgtcctcctcccccactgaaacaTTACAGATATCACCAGTTTACCCCACAACCCTGGCTG CTCAAGTGGACTTGGCTGTCCAAAGCATTTTGGGGTCTCCTGACAAAAACCCCTCCATGGGCCCATTTGCTTATATGCCAGAGACTGCAGCTGTGACTGATCATACAG ATGAAGAAGAAATGTCCAATGAGAGATCACAGATTCCTGTTGTTCCTTCTGAACAAATTCTCAAAAGACCAA AGCCAGTGGACGCTTTCTGCACATCACTTAAGGATTATTTCCAAGATGTGTGCAAGTTCATGGCCATGGACCGTGAAGTAACCCTTGATCACCTTTACATTGATGGGGCTCTCATGCAAGGTCAAACTGAAACAAAGAGTGGGAAGAATATCATCAAGGTGATGGAGAAGGAGCTGGTAATATACAAtttagaagagaaggaaaaagcagCTATAGAAAGAAGCCAAATATTTCAAGTCCTGGGAGGGAAAGAACTGGAGACGAAAGTCGTTGTGGTGTTGGGAAAGGCAGGAATGGGTAAAAGCATTCTTGTTCAAAAGATCTGCCAAGACTGGTCCAATGGAAAGTTTTctcagtttgaatttgtcttttGGTTTGAGTGTAGACGGCTGAGCCTGCCTGAAAAGCAATACAGCTTGAAGGACCTGCTTCTTGAGCTCTTTGTCAAACCTCGAGAGGGAAGCGACGAAGTCTTCGAGTACATACTGCAAAATCCCGATAAAGTCCTCCTCATCTTTGATGGTTTCGAAGAGTTGCAGGATCATGATGGCTTTACACATTACTCAGACTGCCAGTCGTACAAGGAGCTGTACAGCATCAGAGAGCTATTTGCAGGGCTCTTCCAGAAGAAGATACTCAGTGGCTGTACTTTATTGCTAACAGCAAGACCCAAAGACAAATTTAATcagtatttatccaaagtggacaAGATTATCGAAATGATAGGGTTCTCTCCACAACAGGTAGAATCATATATAGCCAGATATTTTGAAGGGCTACCATACAGTGATGATGCAGTGAAATTAATCACAGATTGTCAATATCTGTTCAGTCACTGCTACAGCCCTGTCATGTGTAGATTCATTTGTTTTCTCTGTGAAATGATGTTTGAAATGGGAGACAAAGACCTGCCTTCAACACTTACCAGCCTCTTTGTAAAATACCTTCAGCAAAAGCTGATACCTACACAAACAGATGTGACAGCCATAGGAAATCAACAGCACATTACCAGGCTAGCTCAGTTAGCCTGGTATCTTGGAGAAAAGAATCAAAATGCCCTGAAGAGCAGTCTTTTTCCCTCTAAAGAAGTTAAGGAGTTTGCTCTGAAATATGGCTTGGTACTGCCATTTACATTCCCAAAACATTCGGGAAACAGGGAGGAAGAATTTGGGAGTGTGTTCTCAGATTTTGTTATCCAAAATTTTTTGAGTgcacttcatctggtgctcacaGAAGAGATCAAGGATAAAAGCCTCACAAAGTACCTCTCACTACCAGCCAGGAAGAAAAAGCCTCATAATTGGTTAGACTTGGTGCCTCGATTCTTGCCTGGGTTATTGTATCTCCAGCATGATCCATACCTCTGTTCTCTTTCAGATGAGCATGTAATGAAAATCATAACCAAGAAGCAGAAGACactcttaaaatatattaaaaaaatacagataaGTGATCTCTATCCAGAAAAACTACTTGAGCTGCTCCACTGTGTTTATGAAACACAGGACAACTATCTTTTGCAGCATGTGGCTTTAAGGCTCAGGGCTGAACTTTCTTTTCTGGGCACTCTTCTTACACCCCCTGATGTCTATgtgctgcattttattttaaaaagatcccCAAAGGAGTTTTCCTTGGATTTGAGGAACAGTGGTATTAACCTACAAGGGCTGAAACACCTGGTTGGCCTAAAGAGTGTGACATCATTTAG GGCCTCCCTTAGTGATACAGTCAGGCTGTGGGAGTCCTTAGAGCAAACAAAAGAATATGAGCTGCTGAAGATTTCAGTTGAGAAATTTGGTATTGATCCCTTTAAGGCAGAAACTATGAAGGACATCAGTGACCTGTCTGACCTTGTACGGGTACAAGAGAAAATGATCCGCTG CATGGAAGATGCATTTGGCTGCAATATTAATGAAATTCCTGCTATCAAAAACCTCAGAAAACTAGAATTTGC GCTGGGTGCAGCCTGCGGCCTTCAGGGATTCTTAAAGCTTGTTGAAATTCTTGCAGCATTCCCATCTCTTCAGCATTTAGA CTTGGATGCTCTGAGTGAAAATGAAATAGGAGATGAAGGAACAAAAAGCCTCTGTGAAGTATTGTCTGAGCTGACATCACTGGAAACATTGAA TTTATCACAGAACAAGATAACAGATTTGGGGGCAGAGCAACTAGCCACTGCTCTTCCTTCCTTATCCTCGTTAAAGACACTGAG TTTGTACAATAACTACATTTGTGATGCTGGAGCGGAAAATATTGCAAGAATACTTCCTGCAATGGCATCTTTAAGGGTGTTACA TGTTCAGTGTAACAAGATAACTGATGCCGGAGCCCAGAAGCTGACTGATAGCCTCAGAAAATGCCCCCACATCAAGAGTGTGGC GATGTGGAATCCTACTATTCCCTATGGAGTTCTTGAGCATCTTCAACAGCTAGATTCTAGAATCAGTTTGCTGTAG